From Amycolatopsis sp. cg9, one genomic window encodes:
- a CDS encoding CynX/NimT family MFS transporter, which translates to MRVEHRESGLEPELDGAVEFRTPGVVAAGALLAVAVVLTALNLRPAITGVGPMLAEMRQDLGTSGVWAGVLTTLPTLCFAGAGLAAPLLARRAGIGAAIALALGTLAAGLVLRVVDGPAVVLGGTLVATAGIALINVLIPVVIKDSFPARIGVMTGVYTAALQGGGALGSAVTPQLGDAFGGWRPALGSWAVVAVVALLAWILAARGTGKAPRHGDAAEGGRSLLRNRLAWIVTVFFGLQAFYAYAAMGWFPQVLMDAGVSRDDAGLLFGLVSLIAVPISLFVAPMAARQRGQGPWIAALGVFGFAGTAGLMFAPAWSPLLWSLLIGLGMSVFSLALTVIALRARTGADTARLSGMAQGFGYLFAALGPFLFGLLHDLAGGWTVPLAMLLGLLVVQVVFGALAGRRRFV; encoded by the coding sequence ATGCGCGTCGAACACCGTGAATCCGGCCTCGAACCCGAACTGGACGGCGCCGTGGAGTTCCGGACCCCGGGCGTGGTCGCCGCCGGGGCGCTGCTCGCGGTCGCCGTGGTGCTCACCGCCCTCAACCTGCGCCCGGCCATCACCGGCGTCGGCCCGATGCTCGCGGAAATGCGCCAGGACCTGGGGACGTCCGGCGTCTGGGCCGGCGTGCTCACGACGTTGCCGACGCTGTGCTTCGCCGGCGCCGGGCTGGCCGCGCCGCTGCTCGCCCGCCGGGCCGGGATCGGCGCCGCCATCGCGCTCGCGCTGGGCACCCTCGCGGCCGGGCTCGTGCTGCGCGTGGTCGACGGCCCGGCCGTGGTGCTCGGCGGGACGCTCGTGGCCACCGCCGGCATCGCCCTGATCAACGTGCTGATCCCGGTGGTCATCAAGGACTCCTTCCCGGCCCGCATCGGCGTCATGACCGGTGTCTACACCGCGGCCCTCCAGGGCGGCGGCGCGCTCGGGTCGGCGGTGACCCCGCAGCTCGGCGACGCGTTCGGCGGCTGGCGCCCGGCCCTGGGCAGCTGGGCCGTGGTGGCCGTCGTCGCGTTGCTGGCGTGGATTCTCGCAGCCCGCGGCACCGGCAAGGCACCGAGGCACGGCGACGCCGCCGAGGGCGGCCGGTCGCTGCTGCGCAACCGCCTGGCCTGGATCGTCACGGTGTTCTTCGGCCTGCAGGCGTTCTACGCCTACGCGGCGATGGGCTGGTTCCCGCAGGTGCTGATGGACGCGGGCGTGTCCCGCGACGACGCCGGCCTGCTGTTCGGCCTGGTCTCGCTGATCGCCGTGCCGATCAGCCTCTTCGTCGCGCCGATGGCCGCCCGGCAGCGCGGGCAGGGGCCGTGGATCGCGGCGCTCGGCGTGTTCGGGTTCGCCGGCACCGCCGGGCTGATGTTCGCTCCGGCGTGGTCGCCGCTGCTCTGGAGCCTGCTGATCGGGCTCGGCATGAGCGTGTTCTCGCTGGCCCTGACCGTCATCGCGCTGCGGGCGCGGACCGGCGCGGACACCGCCCGGCTGTCCGGGATGGCGCAGGGCTTCGGCTACCTGTTCGCCGCGCTCGGGCCGTTCCTCTTCGGCCTGCTGCACGACCTCGCGGGCGGCTGGACCGTGCCGCTGGCGATGCTGCTCGGCCTGCTCGTCGTGCAGGTGGTGTTCGGCGCGCTCGCCGGCCGCCGCCGGTTCGTCTGA
- a CDS encoding XRE family transcriptional regulator, whose amino-acid sequence MAVPSPDLGALLREGPFDAALRAAIRARGLSLDRLREHLRTRGVSVTTATLSYWQSGRSRPERRESVRGLRQLEAVLEVPAGSLVALLGPPRARRSAAAEIGRFWPDERRIDAAVSDVDTRWDERLTRLSQHDVVTVGAGREELEFRSRQVLRAEADGPDRWVVILHLDEHDRPLPELRSLRGCHPGRSVLKPEDGLLVVELLFARPLERGETVITEHTLVNRAPYPVATNYERKFRLPVREYVLEIRFSPDAVPPVCRRFAEPGEETEVIPEAGAVHGVALNFGPGRYGFEWDWPAS is encoded by the coding sequence GTGGCCGTGCCGTCCCCCGACCTCGGGGCGTTGCTGCGCGAGGGCCCGTTCGACGCCGCCCTGCGCGCGGCGATCCGCGCCCGCGGGCTGAGCCTGGACCGGCTCCGCGAACACCTGCGCACCCGCGGCGTCTCGGTGACGACGGCGACGCTGAGCTACTGGCAGTCCGGCCGCAGCCGCCCGGAACGGCGGGAGTCGGTGCGCGGGCTGCGGCAGCTCGAAGCCGTCCTGGAGGTGCCGGCCGGTTCGCTCGTCGCCTTGCTCGGCCCGCCCCGCGCGCGCCGGTCCGCGGCCGCGGAGATCGGCCGGTTCTGGCCGGACGAACGGCGGATCGACGCCGCGGTGTCCGATGTGGACACCCGGTGGGACGAGCGGCTGACCCGGCTCAGCCAGCACGACGTCGTCACCGTCGGAGCCGGCCGCGAGGAGCTGGAGTTCCGGTCGCGGCAGGTGCTGCGGGCCGAGGCCGACGGCCCGGACCGGTGGGTGGTGATCCTGCACCTGGACGAGCACGACCGGCCGCTGCCGGAACTGCGTTCGCTGCGCGGCTGCCACCCCGGCCGCAGCGTGCTGAAGCCCGAAGACGGCCTCCTCGTCGTCGAACTGCTCTTCGCCCGTCCCCTCGAACGCGGCGAAACGGTGATCACCGAGCACACGCTCGTGAACCGCGCGCCGTACCCGGTCGCGACGAACTACGAACGCAAATTCCGGCTCCCGGTCCGCGAATACGTACTCGAAATCCGGTTCTCGCCGGACGCGGTCCCGCCGGTCTGCCGCCGCTTCGCCGAACCCGGCGAAGAAACCGAAGTGATCCCGGAAGCCGGTGCGGTGCACGGGGTCGCGCTCAACTTCGGCCCCGGCCGGTACGGCTTCGAATGGGATTGGCCCGCCAGTTAA